A window of Deinococcus cellulosilyticus NBRC 106333 = KACC 11606 contains these coding sequences:
- a CDS encoding tetratricopeptide repeat protein — translation MNFRRGLALLVFLGIAMSHATPYQDAQTAYRKQEYQKAVNLLTQQLKQNPSNQDVRILLAFSYYQLSKYDLALDALKGVDLKDPDAAYAKALILGRTGKPDEARVLLQNALKAYPGRQDLAQELKKYPAVISEKDLPPYKRPAQLRLPYTLNAKGFQTASGKSIEVKGVNFGVALPGKFPSEFPEKSYYQQWIKLVGDMNGNVIRAYTILPPSFYEALLEYNTAHKDRPIYLIHGVWTELPENDDYQGAFEEQFYREATHVINVLHGRAAIQPVPGHASGLYTSDVSPYLLGIIIGREWEPFSVMGFNERAPNFTSYQGTYLKAENVLPMEAWLARIMDRIIKYQVDTYNQQTPIAFTNWPTLDPMTHITETTRDEENAIRRKLGEQFEKPLVNEFNNDEVGLDALKIEATTAFKAGQFASYHAYPYYPDFMNLDAGYSAHPVSNYQGYLEELKRHYGNMPILISEIGVPSSRSVAHFQNQGYTHGGHSEAEQARIDVELFKQIKDTGLAGGILFALLDEWFKRNWLYMDFELPADHNPRWLNIMDAEQNYGVIAAEDAREVPLCAAPPKNAVTLDNQLGLKALATSTYLHFWLPTTTATTFQLDTHPDGGYEYQVNINPTGITEVKVNAAYAPFIEVQDGSYRTLIFNRTARPKQGAEYVPIVSQPNRLRFSRDEKLYPRKLDFPGILKPGDESKGRDATRDYCASEKYTHVRLPWTLINVTDPSSRFVLDLTRDEGYLQVPGIRMNWKGKVYNLTWDTWENPPFKLRVKPVFDALKNFWAKP, via the coding sequence ATGAATTTTCGCAGGGGCCTTGCCCTTCTTGTTTTTCTGGGGATTGCCATGTCCCACGCCACCCCTTATCAGGATGCCCAGACCGCCTACCGCAAACAGGAGTACCAGAAGGCGGTCAATTTGCTGACCCAGCAATTGAAACAGAACCCCTCAAACCAGGATGTGCGAATTCTGCTGGCGTTCTCCTATTACCAGCTTTCAAAATATGACCTGGCCCTCGATGCCCTCAAAGGGGTGGACCTGAAGGACCCGGATGCCGCTTATGCAAAAGCGCTGATTCTCGGCCGCACCGGGAAACCCGATGAGGCCAGGGTCCTGCTGCAAAATGCCCTGAAGGCCTACCCTGGCAGGCAGGATCTGGCGCAGGAATTGAAGAAGTATCCTGCCGTGATCTCGGAGAAGGACCTCCCCCCTTACAAAAGACCTGCACAGCTGAGGCTTCCCTACACCCTGAATGCAAAAGGCTTCCAGACTGCCTCTGGAAAGAGCATTGAGGTCAAAGGGGTGAATTTTGGGGTGGCCCTCCCGGGCAAGTTCCCATCAGAGTTTCCAGAGAAATCCTATTACCAGCAGTGGATCAAACTGGTTGGAGACATGAATGGCAACGTCATCCGCGCATACACCATTCTGCCCCCCAGTTTTTACGAGGCCCTGCTGGAATACAACACGGCCCACAAGGACCGTCCCATCTACCTGATTCACGGGGTCTGGACCGAGCTTCCCGAGAATGACGATTATCAGGGTGCATTTGAGGAGCAGTTCTACCGGGAAGCCACCCACGTGATCAATGTGCTGCATGGCCGGGCAGCGATTCAGCCTGTGCCGGGGCACGCTTCGGGCCTGTACACCAGTGATGTCAGCCCTTATTTGCTTGGGATCATCATTGGTCGGGAGTGGGAGCCTTTTTCGGTGATGGGTTTCAATGAACGGGCACCGAATTTCACCTCCTATCAGGGCACCTACCTGAAGGCTGAAAACGTGCTGCCCATGGAGGCCTGGCTGGCCCGCATCATGGACCGCATCATCAAGTACCAGGTGGACACATACAACCAGCAGACCCCCATTGCTTTCACCAACTGGCCCACCCTGGACCCCATGACCCACATCACCGAGACCACCCGGGATGAGGAAAATGCCATCCGCAGGAAACTTGGAGAGCAGTTTGAAAAACCTCTTGTCAATGAGTTCAACAATGATGAAGTGGGGCTCGATGCCCTGAAAATCGAGGCCACAACCGCGTTCAAGGCTGGACAGTTTGCCTCCTACCATGCCTACCCTTACTATCCTGACTTCATGAACCTTGATGCCGGATACAGTGCCCATCCGGTCTCCAACTACCAGGGGTACCTGGAAGAGCTAAAAAGACACTATGGGAACATGCCCATCCTGATTTCGGAGATTGGGGTCCCAAGCAGCCGCAGTGTGGCCCACTTCCAGAATCAGGGGTACACCCACGGAGGGCACAGCGAGGCAGAACAGGCCCGCATCGATGTGGAACTGTTCAAACAGATCAAGGACACCGGACTGGCCGGAGGCATCCTCTTTGCCCTGCTCGACGAGTGGTTCAAACGCAACTGGCTGTACATGGATTTCGAGCTGCCTGCAGACCACAACCCCCGCTGGCTGAACATCATGGACGCCGAACAGAACTATGGGGTGATCGCCGCTGAAGATGCCCGTGAAGTCCCCCTGTGCGCTGCACCTCCAAAAAACGCTGTGACGCTGGACAATCAGCTTGGCCTCAAAGCCCTGGCGACCTCCACCTACCTGCACTTCTGGCTTCCCACCACCACAGCCACCACCTTTCAGCTGGACACCCACCCGGATGGGGGCTACGAATATCAGGTGAACATCAACCCCACAGGCATCACCGAGGTGAAAGTCAATGCGGCCTATGCCCCTTTCATTGAAGTCCAGGATGGCAGCTACCGCACCCTGATCTTCAACCGCACAGCCCGTCCAAAACAGGGTGCAGAGTATGTCCCCATCGTTTCACAGCCGAACCGCCTGCGTTTTTCCAGGGATGAGAAACTGTACCCCAGAAAACTGGACTTCCCGGGCATCCTGAAACCCGGAGACGAAAGCAAAGGGCGCGATGCCACCAGGGATTACTGTGCCTCGGAGAAGTACACCCATGTGCGGCTGCCCTGGACCCTGATCAACGTCACCGATCCCAGCAGCCGTTTTGTGCTGGACCTCACCCGCGATGAAGGTTACCTGCAGGTCCCGGGCATCAGGATGAACTGGAAAGGCAAAGTCTACAACCTGACCTGGGACACCTGGGAGAACCCCCCCTTCAAACTCAGGGTGAAGCCAGTGTTTGATGCCCTGAAGAACTTCTGGGCAAAACCCTGA
- the dnaJ gene encoding molecular chaperone DnaJ, with protein sequence MDYYQILGVEKDASQEEIKRAYRALALKYHPDRNKEEGAQEKFAQINNAYATLSDPEKRAHYDRFGSEPQTGGMPGGGAGGFSVEDLFSQFFGDAFFGGQGGRRGNVKPRGEDLQVDAEITLEEARDGAEIEVDVDRLTTCDVCEGSRSEPGSTPKTCTTCSGSGYVRHQQRTILGSFVTEQPCQTCRGEGVLITDPCKKCKGRGRIINTEKIKVKLPKGIDGGYRLRVTGQGNDGPGGAGDLYVHLTMKPHPHLKREEEHLHYVAELGITEAIFGGKIRVPTLDGDKEVEVKPGTQHGEYTRLRSMGMPRLQGGGNGDLCVHFKINIPSAAKLSKEARTHLEAYAKVVGEHPDDHKEGFFEKLGKAFRGE encoded by the coding sequence ATGGATTACTACCAAATCCTTGGTGTAGAGAAAGACGCCTCACAAGAAGAAATCAAGCGCGCCTACCGTGCTCTGGCCCTCAAGTACCACCCGGACCGGAACAAGGAGGAAGGCGCACAGGAAAAATTCGCCCAGATCAACAACGCCTACGCCACCCTCTCTGACCCCGAAAAGCGTGCCCATTATGACCGCTTCGGCAGCGAACCCCAGACCGGAGGCATGCCTGGAGGTGGCGCTGGGGGGTTCAGTGTTGAAGACCTGTTCTCCCAGTTCTTTGGAGACGCCTTCTTCGGAGGCCAGGGAGGCCGCCGGGGGAACGTCAAACCCAGAGGCGAGGACCTGCAGGTCGATGCAGAAATCACCCTGGAAGAAGCCCGGGACGGGGCAGAAATCGAAGTGGATGTGGACCGCCTCACCACCTGCGATGTCTGCGAAGGGTCCCGCAGCGAACCCGGCAGCACCCCCAAGACCTGCACCACCTGCAGTGGCTCGGGCTACGTGCGGCACCAGCAGCGCACCATTCTGGGTTCTTTCGTCACCGAGCAGCCCTGCCAGACCTGCCGTGGCGAGGGGGTCCTGATCACCGATCCCTGCAAGAAGTGCAAAGGTCGCGGTCGCATCATCAACACCGAAAAAATCAAGGTCAAACTGCCCAAGGGCATCGATGGCGGTTACCGCCTGCGGGTCACGGGGCAGGGCAACGACGGACCGGGTGGCGCAGGGGACCTGTACGTCCACCTGACCATGAAGCCCCACCCCCACCTCAAGCGGGAAGAAGAGCACCTGCATTACGTGGCAGAGCTTGGCATCACCGAGGCCATTTTTGGTGGCAAGATCAGGGTGCCCACCCTGGACGGGGACAAAGAAGTCGAAGTCAAACCCGGCACCCAGCACGGGGAGTACACCCGCCTGCGCTCGATGGGCATGCCCAGACTGCAAGGGGGCGGCAACGGCGACCTCTGCGTGCACTTCAAAATCAACATCCCAAGTGCTGCAAAACTCAGCAAGGAAGCCCGCACCCACCTGGAAGCCTACGCCAAGGTGGTCGGAGAACACCCTGATGACCACAAGGAAGGGTTTTTCGAGAAACTCGGGAAAGCTTTCAGGGGCGAGTAA
- a CDS encoding VWA domain-containing protein, translated as MNLPRITLLLGFMLVAQASAQTRVQLILDASGSMYNKMPDGQTRIQVAKDVLTGFVASLPDDPQLNVGLRLYGAKTMAVAQGACQDSELVLPMQGLNRAALQDTVRKTTPKGATPIAYSLLKAAEDFPNDASKKLVVLVTDGQESCRGDLKAAMELFNKRGIELKIIGIDLDDRAQRSFNGIGSFQNTTSANQLASALGTAVQQVAPPVQKTVPVNVQLTIDGKPSTGGNTVTLLNVLDGKPLPMTVQNSEGQFRLDVPVGTYTAQVNTSTGVRTFTGLTVNATSENRFAFEVGELRAQVDLTFSPQTPSMGSTVKLQFKNVPEVTGDTHIFLAEKDDADNSYVNYTAVQGKEGEAEMRIPEIARPMEFRFVLTRPDGSVQVLGRSAAFTPQEVAATVQVPAEITAGDLLRVLWTGPANSDDYITVVPEGTTDGGYGVYGYVSGTTSPLEIRTHPVAGNFEVRYMSGEGRVLARQAFRMIKAQYSISAPQKANVGQEIKVSWKGPGQPGDYITIVEKDAPEGTYTHYFYADTPEGTGTLNAPQKAGAYQVRYATDNGGTVMTAVDITIEGLDYSLTAPASVVAGNTVSIQWKGADAQGDYLTLVPKDAEDGVYAEYVYTRAGNPVELRAPQTPGDYEIRYQSEGLGNAVLARTPIKVTGAQYNFRFPRSVMAGTALNVDYDAPGNAGEFLVVVPKGTPDGDYQSFYYTSDGTRVVINTPSLPGEYEVRYMFNSQVLHRQPLTLTQPKATIQAPASGPSGGIMQISWTGPANPEDRIVIARKGMPITEWIDEHGLGEDRTFDINLPEEPGDYELRYLTQAGTVLVTVPFKVQ; from the coding sequence ATGAATTTACCTCGGATCACCCTGCTGCTGGGGTTCATGCTGGTGGCCCAGGCCAGTGCCCAGACCCGTGTGCAGCTCATTCTGGACGCCTCAGGCAGCATGTACAACAAGATGCCGGATGGCCAGACCCGCATTCAGGTGGCAAAAGACGTGCTCACTGGCTTTGTAGCCAGCCTGCCAGACGATCCCCAGCTCAACGTGGGATTGCGCCTTTATGGCGCAAAGACCATGGCTGTGGCACAGGGGGCCTGCCAGGACAGTGAACTGGTGCTGCCCATGCAGGGGCTGAACAGGGCAGCTTTGCAGGACACTGTTCGCAAAACGACGCCCAAAGGGGCCACCCCGATTGCGTATTCCCTGCTGAAAGCTGCAGAGGACTTTCCCAACGATGCCAGCAAGAAACTTGTCGTGCTGGTCACCGATGGGCAGGAATCTTGCAGGGGAGACCTCAAAGCTGCAATGGAACTGTTCAACAAGAGGGGCATCGAACTGAAGATCATCGGCATTGATCTGGATGACCGTGCCCAGCGCAGTTTCAATGGCATTGGCAGTTTCCAGAACACCACCAGTGCCAATCAGCTGGCCTCTGCACTGGGCACGGCTGTTCAGCAGGTTGCACCTCCTGTGCAGAAAACGGTTCCGGTGAATGTCCAGCTCACCATCGACGGAAAACCCTCCACAGGTGGAAACACCGTCACACTGCTGAATGTTCTGGATGGAAAACCACTGCCCATGACTGTCCAGAACAGTGAAGGTCAATTCCGGCTGGATGTTCCGGTGGGCACGTACACTGCTCAGGTGAACACTTCGACCGGAGTGAGGACATTCACCGGCCTGACAGTCAATGCCACCTCTGAAAACCGCTTTGCTTTTGAAGTGGGAGAGCTCAGAGCCCAGGTGGACCTCACCTTCAGCCCACAAACCCCCAGCATGGGCAGCACCGTGAAGTTGCAATTCAAAAACGTTCCTGAGGTCACCGGAGACACCCACATCTTTCTGGCAGAAAAAGACGATGCGGACAACAGTTATGTCAACTACACAGCTGTACAGGGCAAGGAAGGGGAGGCAGAAATGCGCATCCCTGAAATTGCCCGCCCCATGGAATTCCGTTTTGTGCTGACCCGCCCAGATGGTTCTGTGCAGGTGCTGGGACGCAGCGCTGCGTTCACGCCACAGGAAGTGGCCGCCACCGTGCAGGTGCCTGCAGAAATCACCGCAGGAGACCTGCTCAGGGTGCTCTGGACAGGTCCTGCCAACTCTGATGATTACATCACTGTGGTTCCAGAAGGCACCACAGATGGGGGTTATGGCGTTTACGGTTATGTTTCTGGAACCACCTCACCTCTGGAAATCCGAACCCATCCCGTGGCTGGAAACTTTGAAGTGCGTTACATGAGTGGAGAGGGACGGGTGCTTGCCCGTCAGGCCTTCAGAATGATCAAGGCCCAGTACAGCATCAGTGCTCCCCAGAAAGCCAATGTCGGGCAGGAGATCAAGGTGTCCTGGAAAGGCCCAGGGCAACCTGGAGATTACATCACGATTGTCGAGAAAGACGCACCTGAAGGGACTTACACCCATTACTTCTATGCAGACACACCAGAGGGCACAGGCACCCTGAATGCCCCTCAGAAAGCCGGAGCGTACCAGGTTCGTTATGCCACCGACAATGGTGGAACAGTCATGACCGCTGTGGACATCACCATTGAAGGACTTGACTACAGCCTGACTGCACCAGCAAGTGTGGTGGCAGGCAACACCGTGTCCATCCAGTGGAAAGGAGCGGATGCGCAGGGAGACTACCTGACCCTTGTCCCAAAAGACGCTGAAGATGGAGTGTATGCCGAATACGTGTACACCAGGGCAGGCAACCCTGTGGAGCTCAGGGCTCCCCAGACCCCTGGAGACTACGAAATCCGTTACCAGAGTGAAGGACTCGGCAATGCTGTGCTGGCCCGCACCCCCATCAAGGTGACAGGTGCCCAGTACAACTTCAGGTTTCCCAGGTCGGTCATGGCAGGCACGGCCCTCAATGTGGATTACGATGCTCCTGGAAATGCAGGAGAATTCCTGGTGGTGGTTCCAAAAGGCACACCGGATGGAGACTACCAGAGCTTCTACTACACCTCAGACGGGACCCGTGTGGTGATCAACACCCCATCCCTCCCGGGTGAGTATGAGGTGCGCTACATGTTCAACAGCCAGGTGCTGCACCGACAGCCTCTGACCCTGACCCAGCCAAAAGCCACCATTCAGGCACCTGCCTCGGGACCTTCAGGGGGCATCATGCAGATCAGTTGGACTGGCCCGGCCAACCCTGAAGACCGCATTGTGATTGCCCGCAAAGGCATGCCGATCACAGAATGGATCGATGAGCATGGACTCGGAGAAGACCGCACGTTTGACATCAACCTTCCAGAGGAACCTGGAGATTACGAACTGCGCTACCTGACCCAGGCAGGCACGGTACTGGTGACGGTGCCGTTTAAAGTTCAGTAA
- a CDS encoding ribose-phosphate diphosphokinase, which translates to MFLNQRPLKVFSGQSNRALAQEICDNLGITLGNSETQKFNNDNIIVRYQESLREADVFIVQALSTPTSDNLMELLLMIDAAKSASAHRVTAVIPYYSYARSDKKDEPRISISARLVADLIQTAGADRVLTMTLHSPQVHGFFKVPVDHLSSEVVIANHLITHIDNVQDGVVLATDAGDIKRASALARRLNANLAFIDKRRLSDTNVQARGLIGDVKDRKVFVVDDEISTAGSLVEAVHVAKAAGATDVYVAVTHGVYVGPAVERIAALDAVEVCSTNTVEVPEWKLEQGKKLKVLTVAPLFAEAIQRIHTGESVSSLFE; encoded by the coding sequence GTGTTTCTGAATCAACGTCCCCTGAAAGTGTTTTCAGGTCAAAGCAATAGAGCACTCGCCCAGGAAATCTGTGACAATCTGGGCATCACGCTTGGCAACAGCGAAACCCAGAAATTCAACAACGACAACATCATCGTGCGGTACCAGGAGTCCCTGCGTGAAGCGGATGTCTTCATTGTGCAGGCCCTCAGCACCCCCACCAGCGACAACCTGATGGAACTGCTCTTGATGATTGATGCCGCCAAGAGTGCTTCTGCGCACCGGGTCACCGCCGTGATTCCTTACTACTCTTACGCCAGAAGCGACAAGAAGGACGAGCCCCGCATCTCCATTTCTGCCCGTCTGGTGGCCGACCTGATTCAGACGGCAGGCGCAGACCGCGTGCTGACCATGACCCTGCACAGCCCACAGGTGCACGGTTTCTTCAAGGTCCCCGTGGATCACCTGTCTTCCGAAGTGGTCATTGCCAACCACCTGATCACCCACATCGACAACGTGCAAGATGGCGTGGTGCTCGCCACCGACGCAGGTGACATCAAGCGGGCCTCTGCCCTGGCCCGCCGCCTGAATGCCAACCTGGCTTTCATCGACAAGCGCAGGCTGTCCGACACCAACGTGCAGGCCCGTGGCCTGATCGGTGATGTGAAAGACCGCAAGGTCTTCGTGGTTGATGATGAGATCTCCACTGCAGGCTCTCTGGTGGAAGCTGTGCATGTGGCCAAAGCCGCTGGAGCCACCGATGTGTATGTGGCCGTGACCCACGGGGTTTACGTGGGGCCTGCCGTTGAACGCATTGCTGCTCTGGATGCCGTGGAGGTCTGCAGCACCAACACCGTGGAAGTGCCCGAATGGAAACTGGAGCAGGGCAAGAAGCTCAAAGTCCTGACCGTGGCACCGCTGTTCGCTGAGGCGATCCAGCGCATTCACACCGGAGAGTCCGTCTCTTCCCTGTTCGAGTAA
- a CDS encoding DUF47 domain-containing protein, giving the protein MVFSRFLPKNPEFIQMFAQSAKNAHETAKALADLMDNYTDVETKVRKIRDLEHAGDKITHDLTNALTTTFVTPFDRDDIMLLASRLDDLVDSIEEAARRMWLYRMPAPTPEAKKLAHIIQGQTAAMADTMHMLIDARHSDQLRQVVRTVTSLEDDGDKILDEVLSKLYDGVNDIKGVISSIRWGELYQYLEDATDRAQDVAYTIEGILLKNA; this is encoded by the coding sequence ATGGTTTTTTCACGTTTTCTGCCCAAGAACCCTGAGTTCATTCAGATGTTTGCACAATCCGCCAAAAATGCCCATGAAACGGCAAAGGCACTGGCAGACCTGATGGACAATTACACCGATGTGGAGACCAAGGTCCGCAAGATCCGCGACCTTGAGCACGCCGGGGACAAGATCACCCACGATCTGACCAACGCGCTCACCACCACCTTCGTGACCCCCTTCGACCGGGACGACATCATGCTGCTGGCCAGTCGCCTCGATGACCTGGTGGATTCCATTGAGGAAGCGGCCCGCCGCATGTGGCTGTACCGCATGCCTGCCCCCACCCCGGAAGCCAAAAAGCTCGCCCACATCATCCAGGGTCAGACCGCAGCCATGGCCGACACCATGCACATGCTGATCGATGCCCGTCACAGCGACCAGTTGCGCCAGGTGGTGCGCACCGTGACCTCCCTGGAAGACGATGGAGACAAAATCCTGGATGAGGTCCTCTCCAAACTCTACGATGGGGTCAATGACATCAAAGGGGTGATCAGTTCCATCCGCTGGGGGGAACTGTACCAGTATCTGGAAGACGCCACCGACCGTGCCCAGGATGTGGCCTACACCATCGAAGGAATCCTGCTGAAAAATGCCTGA
- a CDS encoding inorganic phosphate transporter yields MPETALLGLIAIVVLALAFDFINGFHDTANAIATSVATRVLSPGQAVLMAGVLNVVGALTGTAVAKTVGKDIVRPELVTLELVGAALLSAIIWNLLTWWKGIPSSSSHALVFSIVGAGVASGGWGSITFAGVKKTLTGLVTSPALGFLIPLVLMAVLLWVIARWRPKTVSRVFARLQILSAAFMAFSHGSNDAQKTMGIITMALAAYLGWTGSEWNVPLWVVLSAAAAMGLGTAMGGWRIIKTMGHKVVDLKPVDGFIAELSAATIIETASRLGIPVSTTHVISTSIMGVGMSKGAKKVNWGVAGRIVSAWIITLPTCVVLGWLCFKVIHLFN; encoded by the coding sequence ATGCCTGAGACTGCCCTGCTCGGTCTGATTGCCATTGTGGTGCTCGCTCTGGCTTTTGATTTCATCAACGGCTTCCATGACACGGCCAATGCCATTGCCACCAGTGTGGCCACCCGTGTGCTCTCCCCCGGACAGGCGGTCTTGATGGCCGGGGTCCTGAACGTGGTGGGCGCACTCACAGGCACTGCAGTGGCCAAAACCGTGGGCAAGGACATCGTGCGCCCTGAACTGGTGACCCTGGAACTGGTGGGAGCAGCCCTGCTCTCTGCCATCATCTGGAACCTGCTCACCTGGTGGAAGGGCATTCCCAGCAGTTCCAGCCACGCCCTGGTGTTCTCCATTGTGGGTGCAGGTGTGGCTTCTGGAGGATGGGGTTCCATCACCTTTGCTGGTGTGAAAAAGACCCTCACCGGTCTGGTGACCTCCCCCGCACTGGGCTTCCTCATCCCCCTGGTCCTGATGGCCGTCCTGTTGTGGGTGATTGCCCGCTGGCGTCCCAAAACCGTCAGCAGGGTGTTTGCCCGTCTGCAAATCCTTTCTGCTGCTTTCATGGCTTTCAGCCACGGCAGCAACGACGCCCAGAAAACCATGGGGATCATCACCATGGCCCTCGCGGCCTACCTGGGCTGGACTGGCAGTGAATGGAATGTGCCCCTCTGGGTGGTGCTTTCTGCTGCTGCCGCCATGGGCCTGGGAACCGCCATGGGCGGATGGCGCATCATCAAAACCATGGGGCACAAGGTCGTGGACCTGAAACCTGTGGACGGTTTCATTGCCGAACTCAGCGCTGCCACCATCATCGAAACCGCAAGCCGTCTGGGCATTCCGGTGTCCACCACCCACGTGATCTCCACCAGCATCATGGGGGTCGGCATGAGCAAAGGTGCCAAGAAGGTCAACTGGGGTGTGGCCGGGCGCATTGTGTCGGCCTGGATCATCACCCTGCCCACCTGCGTTGTGCTGGGGTGGCTGTGCTTTAAGGTGATTCACCTGTTCAATTGA
- a CDS encoding Lrp/AsnC family transcriptional regulator, with translation MENKSLDSTDMKILQLLQENARITYADLAKQVGLTAPAVTERIRKMEHAEILTGYRAEVDLRLLGYDVQALVLIEVAYKDEQSFIRYVQEKREVLECHHLLGQSAFSLKVCVKRMLDLEALIRELMKFGQTTTHILLSEVVRCRSLDG, from the coding sequence TTGGAAAACAAAAGCCTGGATTCCACCGACATGAAAATCCTGCAATTGCTGCAGGAAAACGCCCGCATCACCTATGCGGACCTCGCCAAGCAGGTGGGGCTCACTGCACCTGCTGTGACAGAGCGCATCCGCAAAATGGAACATGCCGAAATCCTCACAGGATACCGGGCCGAAGTGGACCTGCGTCTGCTTGGGTACGATGTCCAGGCGCTGGTCCTCATAGAAGTGGCCTACAAAGACGAACAGTCTTTCATCCGGTATGTGCAGGAGAAAAGAGAAGTGCTGGAGTGTCACCACCTGCTCGGGCAGAGTGCCTTTTCACTCAAAGTCTGTGTGAAACGCATGCTGGACCTTGAAGCATTGATCCGGGAACTGATGAAATTTGGCCAGACCACCACCCACATCCTGCTCTCGGAAGTGGTTCGATGCAGATCATTGGATGGCTGA
- the rocD gene encoding ornithine--oxo-acid transaminase, producing MNTQDYVLLDESYGAHNYHPLDVVIERGEGVWVYDVEGKKYLDCLSAYSAVNQGHCHPRILKSMIEQASKVTLTSRAFRNDQMGLFLKELCEFTGYEMALPMNTGAEAVETAIKAARKWGYQVKGIAENRAQIIVANGNFHGRTTTVVSFSTEDQYRKDFGPFTPGFLAVEYGNIEALKAAITPDTAAILLEPIQGEGGVIIPPEGYLKAVRALCDEHNILFIADEIQSGLGRSGARFACDHEGVRPDMVILGKALSGGFYPVSAVVADEPVLGLFKPGDHGSTFAGNPLGAAVAREALKVLQEENLIERSRELGEYLKSELEKIDSPVIDFVRGKGLWIGLVLKEPARPYCEALREMGILCKETHVNVIRIAPPLVVEKDELELIVHHFRQVLQSTLVF from the coding sequence GTGAACACTCAAGATTACGTTTTGCTCGATGAAAGTTACGGTGCCCACAACTACCACCCCCTTGATGTGGTGATTGAACGGGGAGAGGGCGTGTGGGTTTACGATGTGGAAGGAAAAAAATACCTGGACTGCCTGAGCGCCTACAGCGCCGTGAACCAGGGCCACTGCCACCCCAGAATTTTGAAATCCATGATCGAGCAGGCCAGCAAGGTGACCCTGACCTCCCGCGCTTTCCGCAATGACCAGATGGGACTTTTCCTGAAAGAACTCTGTGAATTCACAGGGTATGAGATGGCCCTCCCCATGAACACCGGAGCGGAAGCCGTGGAAACGGCCATCAAAGCAGCACGCAAATGGGGTTATCAGGTCAAGGGAATTGCTGAAAATCGGGCCCAGATCATCGTGGCAAATGGCAACTTCCACGGGCGGACCACCACTGTGGTTTCTTTCTCCACGGAAGACCAGTACAGGAAAGACTTTGGACCGTTCACCCCAGGATTCCTGGCTGTCGAATATGGAAACATTGAGGCCCTGAAAGCCGCCATCACCCCTGACACTGCTGCCATTCTGCTGGAACCCATTCAGGGCGAAGGTGGGGTCATCATTCCTCCAGAAGGTTACCTGAAGGCCGTGCGTGCATTGTGCGATGAGCACAACATCCTGTTCATTGCTGACGAAATCCAGTCCGGTCTGGGCCGCAGTGGTGCCCGTTTTGCCTGTGACCATGAGGGGGTGCGCCCTGACATGGTGATTCTGGGCAAAGCCCTGTCCGGTGGTTTTTACCCTGTGTCTGCAGTGGTGGCAGATGAGCCCGTCCTTGGCCTCTTCAAGCCCGGCGACCACGGCTCCACTTTTGCCGGTAATCCTCTGGGTGCCGCCGTGGCCCGCGAAGCCCTCAAAGTCCTGCAGGAAGAAAACCTGATTGAACGTTCCCGCGAACTCGGGGAGTACCTGAAATCCGAGCTGGAAAAAATAGACAGCCCTGTGATTGATTTCGTTCGAGGCAAAGGCCTGTGGATCGGTCTGGTCCTGAAAGAACCTGCACGTCCTTACTGTGAAGCTTTAAGGGAGATGGGGATTCTTTGCAAGGAAACCCATGTGAATGTGATCAGGATTGCACCTCCACTGGTGGTGGAAAAAGATGAGCTGGAGCTGATTGTGCACCACTTTCGTCAGGTCCTGCAATCAACCCTGGTATTCTGA